The genomic window ATCACCTTTAGACCACTGGGACATGAGGATATCACCTTTAGACGACTGGGACCCGAGGATATCACCTTTAGACGACTGGGACCCGATGATATCACCTTTAGACGACTGGGACCCGAGGATATCACCTTTAGACCACTGGGACCCGAGAATATCACCTTTAGACCACTGGGACCCGAGAATATCACCTTTGGACCACTGGGACCCGAGGATATCACCTTTAGACGACTGGGACCCAAGAATATCACCTTTAGACGACTGGGACCTGAGAATATCACCTTTAGACGACTGGGACCTGAGAATATCACCTTTAGACGACTGGGACCCGAGGATATCCCCTTTAGACCACTGGGACCCGAGAATATCACCTTTAGACCACTGGGACATGAGAATATCACCTTTAGACCACTGGGACATGAGGATATCACCTTTAGACGACTGGGACCTGAGGATATCACCTTTAGACCACTGGGACCTGAGGATATCACCTTTAGACCACTGGGACTCGAGAATATCACCTTTAGACCACTGGGACTCGAGAATATCACCTTTAGACCACTGGGACCCAAGAATATCACCTTTAGACCACTGGGACCCGATAATATCACCTTCAGACGACTGGAACATGAGGATATCACCTTTAGACCACTGGGACCCGAGGATATCACCTTTAGACGACTGGGACGCGAGAATATCACCTTTAGACGACTGGGACCTGAGAATATCACCTTTAGACGACTGGGACCCGAGAATATCACCTTTAAACCACTGGGACCTGAGGATATCACCTTCAGACCACTGGGACCTGAGGATATCACCTTTAGACCACTGGGACCCGAGAATATCACCTTTAGACCACTGGGACCCAAGAATATCACCTTTAGACCACTGGGACCCGATAATATCACCTTTGGACCACTGGGACCCGAGAATATCACCTTTGGACCACTGGGACCCGAGAATATCACATTTGGACCACTGGGACCCAAGAATATCACCTTTAGACCACTGGGACCCGATAATATCACCTTTGGACCACTGGGACCCGAGAATATCACCTTTGGACCACTGGGACCCGAGAATATCACATTTGGACCACTGGGACCCGAGGATATCACCTTTAGACCACTGGGACCCGAGAAGATCACCTTTGGACCACTGGGACATAAGAATATATGCTTTAGATATGGATTTCGTAATAACAGCTTGGACATCCAGAAGAGAGTCAAAATAGGCACAAACAAAGTTACTTTGGCCTACAAAATAATGCATACGTTTCCACTGACATTCCAGAAAAAGTTTGGGGGatctttaaattttaattaaggTTAAATAAATAAGGAATCTTGACATTAACAGTCAATACTTcggggaaaaaaaacccttcATAGTAGACACAAAAATATATGGTAGGCAGGGTCAACGGAACACGGGTATTATTTAGGCCTTATCGGCCATCATACAGGTGCACCGGCTGCAAGGAATCATCTGAGTAGATGACGAACTCCATGTAATGAAGCTACATggacaaaaataaagaaaaaagtgGAATGTGTCGCTTGAATTATTTTCATTCTATTTATATTCAGTTGAGGGTATTTACCAAGGATATATGCTAAAACTTCCACTTTTGTTGAGTATACGATCTTTATATTAACCGAACCCGAGTACGCGGAATACATTTCTGCACTGGCTTAGGTGGGCTTTTTTTTTACAGCAGATAAAAGTGCACTCCCCTCGACTATTACACTTCGATAACAATGTTGATCATTAACAATGGATTCTGAAAACCTTTATGACGACAAACCTGTCATATTCGTAAGGTATCATGCACGTGCATTCGTACTAGAACATGTGCAGTGATGTGTGTAATGTAATTCATGTGGTGAAATGAAGCGTGAAAGAaataatcaatgtatattttaatattatcgTATAAGAAGACGATCTTAATGTTGTCTACTATATATACCCATGCGCCACTTGTGAGCCTGTTAAATGTTCACTCCACTTCCACAGGGGCTCGAATTACCCACGATGTTATAAGGTTTTAGAATATGTTGGATTTTTAGTgttttttcattactccttcctatatATGCATTAGAAGTGATTTtgtgacaagtccctgtgggtATATACGGTCAGCTATAACCCCTACCAAGATTATGGGAAACTATCGAGATAATGTTCCAACTGATTGTTAGGGTTAGCATACAATATAGACCCTGATATTAGCGGTTAGATTTTAATGATAATCATCATGTacggatatacatgtatatacgtccCAGGTTAAATAAcggttattttcattttcatttattttttactttaatcAGATATAATGCCCCTGTGAACTAAATAGCAATCTTTATAATAATGTTACAGGCCTCTGGTTCAAATTACAAAGCAATtgccatacaaatgtactttagATTTGAAAAGGATAATAGAGACTTCAAATCAGAAAGCAGCATGTACATGTTGTAGTAGTTTGGACGTAAAACGTTTTATTTTGACTGTCGTCATGGTGACGTGTGGTACACTTCCACAAACACACCCCAGATTGATACGACACACAAAACGTGAGGATTACGGTGGACCAGGCCGGATTGTTTGTTGATAAGTACACAGACTAATCATTGTTTGGACTGTTGTTTAAACATAATATTATCACttctttagaaaaaaataccTTAACAAATACTGAACGTacctgtttttctttttctctgcGATGTCACATCCGGTTTGACGCTATCAATATCCGTTAAATAGAGTCATCTCGTACTCTTGTTATCAGAACACTTCCCATGATGACTCTTGATTTTGTATAGTttgcatagttttaatgctggtggttataatgtaaaactgctggtgaaatgaatcgacgaactaatgcgtttcagcacggataacaaaattagatcagtttgaatcatttttggtgataataagactgcatttgaatcaggaatataattttattattgcgtcatttgaaaagatacatccacttattcagcttgcattcttAACTTTGGTTCGTTTTTAACTGtttatctgcattttgcatttaccgctacattgaccaatcacatacttcatcttgaccagtaacgccacctgtcgcgtcatatccggggccaaaagaatattatacagcTATGCCGAAAGAGGACAATGTAAAGAACCATCAATGTTGATCTATGACACTAAATCATGTTTTCCTCCCTTTAGTTTTGTCTTTGCGTCATTATTTTGTTAAGGTGCGCTATCATATCCGTTTAGGGAGTTCTTAATAGCAATTCCAATGGCCGGAGctctattattatttttttttttttacatattttttttaagtttgttttGTTCATATCTTCGGAAACTAAAATTTTCATAACGACCCACAGATGAATATAGACCTGTATTTGAGCTTTCTTGGTGTGACGATAACGCGACAAACCACCAATTTATAATGCAATGATATCACGTGCAGTTTGCTACACTACACCGTGGACACATCGATGTCATCACGTGCCTGGAGGTTACATGTAAATCATCACACGTGACTTCTCTCGACCTGATGCACTTTGTATGTCTGATGATCATGATCCGACAGTTAATGCACTTTTCTCTCGCTTCTTTCCTCCCTTCAAAGCAGTGTATTTTGCTAAAGGGAAGGCTTCGCCGCTACCTATTTTATATAAACTTCCACACCACCGTGACGGCAATGCAAATGAAAACACACAGGGACTGGATGGGAGTTTTGTCAGAATTCAAAATGACATTACATCGAGCTCATGTCGTATGATAAATCTTTGCAGTTGTTGGTTCATGATTATGCTGTAACAAGGCATACACGCATGCATTATGTGGCaatgtccgtccgtccgttttTACTTACTCAACATCCTTGTCAGGTTCTTTCACACCGATTCATTGCGTCAAAATGTTTTCGTTGCCTATaagtaattttcttttataCCCATAATACAGTATTAAATCTCAATGCGCATGTGCTTTTTAGCAACGGAATGAACGGaaataaaacagattttgaaattcaCATCGACTAACGGGGTGCACCAAACAAGtcgaaagaaaaaaacaaaacaccccACAAATCGTAATTGtcagagttatggcccctttTTACTCTCAACGTTCATTGATTTCGATgaagatttatattttttttcctcTTTATTTGGTCTTGTTATTTTCTGACATTAATTGTTATTATGATGATATTTTTACACTAAAAAGAGGTCCACGGGTATTAGTAGCGGCCGTTTGACTATGAAACACCATCCACTAAGTgtaatcccactggtggaactgaAGAAGTTTGGAAATATGTGTTATTAAACCATAATAACACATTTATGTTCAAAATGTTGACTACCATGTTGAAGTGTGGACGAGACTTCCTTAATACCCCAGCCAAGATTCAGCTCAGTGGCACTAGCCAAACTGGAGatgaagtttgaaatgtgtttgtCAAGATGGTGGCCAATccggccatctttgatttctgaCCGGCCcaaaaataacacttggtcagggccATTTCAAGGGcattgatttggtttgtttgtttttgtttaacgttctattaacagccagggtcattttaaggacgtgccaggttttggaggtggaggaaagccggagtacccggagaaaaaccaccggcctacagtcagtacctggcagctgccccacgtaggtttcgaactcgcaacccagaggtggagggctagtgataaagtgtcgggacaccttaaacACTCGACCATCGCGGCCCAAAGGACCGTCAAGGGCATTGAAGGTAAGTTTGAGCTGAATTTCATTGGCGGAACTTGAGAACTTTAAAATGGGGTGTTGTTCAGGGAAACCAGTATTACACAATCGTATTATAAAATGGCCACTGTGGCTACTGTGTGGAATTTTTAAGAAGCCGAAGAAGAACAACACTTGTCGGCTTCATTTCCTCAACACCTTCACGAATTATTTCAGCTCAATGACACTAAGTTTAAAATATGGGACTTTCCGATGAAACTTAAGAAGTTTACGGACGACaaacgacgacggacgaaacacgatggctataggtaTGATGGCCAAAAATTTAGGGTTTCCATTGTGACCCCTaaaattgaatttgattttgatatacatgtactcatcTGCTCGAATGAATTATTGAATgaatatgtttgtatgtatggaTGGTTGAATTAGTTTTCGATTAACGTTTATTTCGTGACATATTTAGCATCACGTAGACAACACAACCATGTTCCTGCAAAATGGTTAAAATTAAACGTAGCGTTTCATTTGTTGTCTGTATGATGTAATTTTGACGATTGGAATGTATTGTTAATATCTTTTTGATTTTACTCATGGCATGACAAGTTAGCAAAATTGATTAGTCTTCAAAATTGGGATTACGTTACAACATCAAGCTAAAATTGAGTTATAACAATGCAGGGGAATCGCTATTGTTTATATAGAATTTGTCACACAGATTTATACTGTAAGGTGACATTTAAGGGTTAGAAAGGCTGAGCCCATCTCCAGATCCGGAAAGTAACATAATAACATTGATGTCAATACGATGTATGGGTCTCTGGGAAAATGTCCAGAGTTGTGTACACATACATTTAATATTCTACATTTCCAACAGATTTATGTGAATCCTTTACAATAGTGTGGCAGTTATATGGTAATGAACTCATTCGGTATGCAACATGTAATGTAAACGTGTTCATCagactgtatctatatatatatatatataaacgtatGACATCACCAATCCGTGCGTGATCTCAATCCCAGAAATCTCACAGTAAATAATCTCGTCGTCTCGCTTGAGCTGACATGTACAGTGACCAGTCAGATGGACATGTCGaattttatacattatacatgtacaataaaaccCTTATTTAGAGATAAAACACCCGTGTTAAGATACCATACACCTTTTTTGATAAACAACTTTTAAATGTTGGTTGAGCCTTGTTAAGAGACTACGGGTCTTAAGAGATATTAAGAGAGGTATTAAGAGATCAGATTTATTAAACAATGACCGCACGTTTACAGTTGGAGAGACCATCTGTATCAAAAGACACATCTttataaattgataatttaaatcCCTCATTGCATCTGGTTTTGTGTGAACTGGGTCGTGTTTGAGAGACCATATTTGTTAGGAGACAACTTCTAATAAGCCCTTCACAGAGGTTAATTTTCATGTCAACTAAACCTTGTTTTAGAGATCAATTGTGTTTAACAGAACCTGTAAAACAGGACCACTTAATTGGCCCCTCaaaattgttgtttatttagtGTGTAAGTCAGACAATTGATCCAGTCCACCACAGGAGCTGCCTTAATTATAGTAACACCGACTTTACTTTGGTAGATTAAGGATGATTCGACCTTGAATTAACATTTAGTTAAGGAGTTAAACAGCAACACAAACTAATACCGAACAATACTTTATTTGTTGGCACAAAGATGCGGAAGTTTTCCTTTGGTTTCACAAATCCTAAACTACAACTGAAATGAAATTCAAGTTCGTCCCAATATcctatgatttatatataagtgatatTTAACAAGAATGAGCTTGGGAACAAAGTTATCACATAAACAGAGTAAAACTCATTCACACCATTGTTATCACTCAGACAAACCATTGTTATCACTCGGAAAAAAACTATTGTTATCACTCAAACTATTGTTATCACTCAGACAAACCATTGTTATCACTCAGACAAACCATTGTTATCACTCAGACAAACTATTGTTATCACTCAGACAAACCATTGTTATCACTCAGACAAACCATTGTTATCACTCAGACAAACCATTGTTATCACTCAGAAAAAAACTATTGTTATCACTCAAACTATTGTTTCACTCAGTCAAACCATTGTCATCATTCAGACAAACTATTGTTATCATTCAGACAAACTATTGTTATCACTCAGACAAACTAGTGTTATTACTCAGACAAACTATTGTTATTCCACAATCTATTGCTATTACTCCGACAAACCATTGTTATTACTCATACAAACTATTGTTATCACTCAGACAAACTAGTGTTATCACTCAGAAAAACTATTGTTATCACTCAGTCAAACTATTGTTATCACTCAGACAAACCATTGTTATCAACTTATCACTCAGTCAAACTATTGTTATCACTCAGACAAACTAGTGTTATCATTCAGACAAACTATTGTTATCACTCAGACAAACTAGTGTTATCACTCAGTCAAACTATTGTTATCACTCAGACAAACTATTGTTATCATTCAGACAAACCATTGTTATCACTCAGTCAAACTATTGTTATCATTCAGACAAACTATTGTTGTCATTCAGACAAACCATTGTTATCACTCAGACAGACCATTGTTATCACTCAGACAAACCACTGTTATAATTCGGAAAATACCTTTCCTTTCTTGCAGGTACACTTTTACCTTTACTCAGAAATAATTCCAATCACTTCAACAAATTATCAGTcaatttaatatacattttgtcgCCATTATGTCATTTCATTGTTACAATTTGTCACTCGTAGATAATGTCGTTACTGAAGCGAGATGTCACCATACATTTTTTCTGTAACTCTGAAAGTGTCGTTTCTGAGACGATTTGTACATAATACTAGTAAGAATTGTTATCATCACTCAAACACAATATCGTTACTAGTACGAATTGTCCCCGTTCGGACACGGTGTTGTTATTGTGACGAATTGTCCCCGTCACTCGGACACATTGTGACGAATTGTCCCCGTCACTCGGACACGGTGTCATTATTGGAACGATTTGCACCTTTCACTCTGACACAAGGTCGTTACTGGATCGAGTTGTCTCCATCACTCTGACACAAGGTCGTTACTGAGACGAATTGCTCTCGTCATTCGGACAGAGTATCGTTTCTGGGACGAGAACGTGGGACGAGTTCTTCTTGTCGCTTGGACACCATATGCATCATATCTTGAACGAATGCATCCCTCATTCGAACACAGCATCATTATTGGGATAAGCTGTTCCCGTCACTCGGGCGCTACATCGGTAACAGATCAAGTTGTTCCGTCAATCGGACAAACTACTAATATCCTGACTCATATCGGATATTTTCCGCATGTGGATATTTTCTCGGTAAGTTGTGGATTGTTCACTTCCGGAGTCCGTTGTGTCGGTATTACAACCTTCCCCATTACCCGACTCTGTTCCGTAGCACGAGTCTGTCGGTGACAGAGAGCGGACCAAAAGGTTCACCTTCCGGTTCCGGCCCGGGGATGGATTTACGGCTGGACTGGTATCATGGAATTGAGAATAGTCAAACTCGAGAGATCCAGATGCCTTCCATTCAGCCATCATTGGTTTGAACTTCCGGTCCCAAAGAAAGTCACTTGGAAGATATGATGTGCGTGTCTGGACCATCATTCCTGTCGACTCGATAGTCCCTTGTAAGAACACAATCACTTCAAAATTAGTTCTCCTTAAGTCATCCTCGTCGTTGTTCCAGAACGGACTCGTTGGAGTTATACTGTGTCGCAAAGTTACAGGCCAACGCAGAGAAATTCTAGGGTTAGTCTTTTGTGCAGAGAAGTCGAGATCGTACCGGAAGTGAGACACAAATTCATCGTCATTTGTCACTCTATCACGAACGCAAACTGCATGTGCATGTGTATCAATCATGTCGGATCGCTGAAGGTCACCAACCCTTATAGACAAAAACATATCATTGTTTTCTTCTGATATACAAACATTTCTACTGAACAAAATAGTGTTTGCTCGCTTCTTTGGTTTCTGGACCTTAGCTATGACCATTCCGGTAAGAAGAGCCTGCAGTAAAGCCCCAATTATGGACTGTACCAATACCGAGAATACAGCGGCTGGACATTCGTCATTTACATACCTCGTTCCGTAGCCGATGGTAGTCTGGGTTTCCATAGAAAACATCAACATATTGATAAAGTCTGGAGTATTTTCTACACAAGCTATCCATTTCTCGGTCTCCTTGATCCGCTCGAAATCTCCATGTACGGACGATATAGCATAGAACACAGCCGCAAAGAACAGCCAACTCAACAAGATCGCCAGTGAAAATATTGGTAGTAAAAATCGCCATGGAGTGTCCACTAGAGTCGTGAAAATGTCGTTTagaaattttagtttttttccGGTAACGGTCCTAGATTCTACATTACAAGCTCCCGATTTTTCCACCAATCTCGGGAGAAACGCGTGGTCTGCCTGAAGGGTCGTGGGGTCCGGGGCGAACCGTACTTTGAAACGTTTCTCCGAGACACGTGGTGGAATATCACTCTCCATAGTGCCCATTTTGACCACGACTGGCTCGTCCATTTCCTCGCTGTAGGATACTCTCCCGATTCCTGTTTGTCACTACGCTTATTATTCTCAAATGTTTCCCACAAGATGGATAGTTCGCCTCAGGCGCTCCGCTTTTTATCAGACTCGAAAGCAAATACAGGTGAAAACAGTATGCACGCCCCACATACGAGACGGTCGctattgttttatacagactgacAGGTGAATGCTGTATTTATCTCTCTCTCTTTATAGTAAGCAGTCCGTGTAATTATGTACGAGGGTCCGGGCCGTGACGCGTCATTTGACGATATTTACGTTACAGGTCGTACCGGAAACGTCATACACAGCCGAAAAGACCGAGTTGTCATTTATTAACGACAGCAAAAGTGATGTTGTTTGACTAAAGCGTTCCCTAGCGATAGATGTCTTTGCTTGGCTAAAGCGTCTCCTACCAATACTGATGTTGACTAAAGCGTTCCCTAGCGACAGTGATGTTATTCGACTTAAGCGTTCCATAGCGACAGATATTTTTGTTTGACTAAAATGTTCCCTACCAACAGTGATGTTGTTTGACTAAAGCGTTTCCAGcgacaaatattttgtttgaataaaaCGTTCCCTACCAACAGTGATGTAGTTTGACTCAAGCGTTCTCTAGCGACAGTTATGTAACTTGTTCAAAGCGTTCCTTAGCGACAGATGTTTTGTTTGACTAAAGCGTTCCTTAGCGAcagatgttttatataactaaaGCGTTCCCTAGCGAcagatgttttatataactaaaGCGTTCCCTAGCGACAGGTGTTTTATATGACTAAAGCGTTCCCTAGCgacatgttttgtttgattaaaGCGTTCCTTAGCGACAAATGTTTTATATGACTAAAGCGTTCCTTAGCGACAGATGTTTTATATGACTAAAGCGTTCCCTAGCGACAGATGTTTTGTTTGACTAAAGCGTTCCTTAGCGACAAATGTTTTATATGACTAAAGCGTTCCTTAGCGACAGATGTTTTATATGACTAAAGCGTTCCTTAGCGACAGATGTTTTATATGACTAAAGCGTTCCCTAGCGACAGATGTTTTATATGACTAAAGCGTTCCTTAGCGACAGATGTTTTATATGACTAAAGCGTTCCTTAGCGACAGATGTTTTATATGACTAAAGCGTTCCTTAGCGACAAATGTTTTATATGACTAAAGCGTTCCTTAGCGACAAATGTTTTATGACTAAAGCGTTCCTTAGCGACAAATGTTTTATGACTAAAGCGTTCCTTAGCGACAGATGTTTTATATGACTAAAGCGTTCCTTAGCGACAGATGTTTTATATGACTAAAGCGTTCCTTAGCGACAGATGTTTTATATGCATAAAGCGTTCCCTTGcgacaaatattttgtttgactAAAGAGTTTCCTGATCATGTATCAACCAAATAGCAATGGTCAGTATGTCATAGTACATGGTTACCGTGTGCAGCCTCAGTACAGTTGGGGAGGCGGTATTGTGGGATATGAGAGTGGGCACCGAACCGGCAGGGAGTCCAACAAGGCAGAAAAATTACTTATATCGTtttctaaacatatatattttactaaaatGATGTGCACTGGTTGAGGGAATGTTTCGGCGACTTAACGGTCTAAAAT from Pecten maximus chromosome 1, xPecMax1.1, whole genome shotgun sequence includes these protein-coding regions:
- the LOC117333985 gene encoding ATP-sensitive inward rectifier potassium channel 12-like; translation: MDEPVVVKMGTMESDIPPRVSEKRFKVRFAPDPTTLQADHAFLPRLVEKSGACNVESRTVTGKKLKFLNDIFTTLVDTPWRFLLPIFSLAILLSWLFFAAVFYAISSVHGDFERIKETEKWIACVENTPDFINMLMFSMETQTTIGYGTRYVNDECPAAVFSVLVQSIIGALLQALLTGMVIAKVQKPKKRANTILFSRNVCISEENNDMFLSIRVGDLQRSDMIDTHAHAVCVRDRVTNDDEFVSHFRYDLDFSAQKTNPRISLRWPVTLRHSITPTSPFWNNDEDDLRRTNFEVIVFLQGTIESTGMMVQTRTSYLPSDFLWDRKFKPMMAEWKASGSLEFDYSQFHDTSPAVNPSPGRNRKVNLLVRSLSPTDSCYGTESGNGEGCNTDTTDSGSEQSTTYRENIHMRKISDMSQDISSLSD